The Cytophagia bacterium CHB2 nucleotide sequence ATAATCGTTTTTGGCAAGCTCGAGGTTGTTTTGAATGCGATGCACCTCGGCGAGCTTGGCCCAGTAGCCCGAACTGTTCGGGCAAATGGCAATGGCCTGGTTTAGCATTTGCTCGGCGCTGGCATAATTTTGCTGGCTGAAGTAGGTGTTCGCCATCTGAAAATAATAGCCGGGCGAAGCGGGTTCGAGCGCAATGAGTTGGCGGTACGTCTCCTCCCACTTTTTGAGATTGCCAGCTTTGAGATAGGTGTCGGCCAGCGCGACCAGCGCATTTACCTCGTTCCGTTGCTTGACGTAGGCCGATATGATTTTTATAGCGTCGTCGTATTTTTGCGTTTTCTGTATCGCAAACGCCGCTTGCACAAATGCAAAGCTCCAATTCGCGGGATACTGCTGATAGGCTTTGCCCGTGAGTTCGAGCAGCTTTTCCACCTCGCGCTTTTTGCTGTAAAGCTGCATCTGCAATAGATAAACGGTTTCAGAAGCCGGAAGCATGCGCTCGAGATTTTGCATCAGCCGTTCAACTTCGGCATACTCCTCGTTTTCAAGATGTTGGGAGATTTTGTATTGCAGAACACTCGGCACGTTTTGATCGAGGCCATGAATTTTCTCGATCGCGGTTTCGATTTCATCATACTTCTCGCCGCGGCGATAAGCTTCCAGCGCATGCTCATAAAGCATGGCGCAATTGGGCGCGCGCTTGCTGGCTTCACGCAAAATCAACTCGGCTTCAATCGCTTTGTCATTGCGCAAATAACTGTCGGCCAGCAAAACATAATTTTCAAGCTGATCGGGATGCTGTTTGATCTTTTCTTGAAAAAACGTTTCGGCAAAATTTTCAACCGGTTTGACCGGCGCGCCGGGTTTGCTCTGGTAGGCCTGCGTTGCGGTGGAGACCTTCAAGCCGGGAACCGGCGCACCGTGCGCATCCGTAATACGCATCATAAAATTGCAGCGATCGATCTCGGAAAAACCGCATTTGATCAGCAGGCGATTCCAGCCCGCTTGCAATTCCGTCGCGACCATGTAGGTGTCGAGATCGTTGTTGTTCTCATCAAAATATTGAATCAGCAATTCGTCATTCAAAAACGCCTTGAGCGAGCCGGACGTGCCGATGCGAATTTGCACGGTTTGCTTTTGGGGGGAATAAATAAAATTATTGGCATAAAAAACCGACTGCAGATAGGCAAAGTAATGGCGATGATCGATCCAGCGATCGTTGCGAATGGCGGTAATTTTGAACCATTGCGCGGGAACGCCGTTCTTGCCCTCGTACGTTTTTTCGGCATCGAACTCAACTTCCGGCGGATAAACATTATCAAAACCGCAAGCCGAGACATTGTCGAACGGGCCGATCACAAGCCATTCATCGATGCTGTTCATACCGTCAAAAAACTTTTTTGACTTGGCCAGATCGCCGCGTTCCTGATAATGCTCGCCCACCACTTCACTCGCCATGGCGCGCAACACACCCCCGGCGTCCGCTTTCTTGGCCAATTCTTCAACGAGCGCCAGCGCGCCGGACTTGGGATCGTTAAGGCTCTGCCGTAACTGCGGCGTCAACCACACCGCATAAACGTACGGATAATAATCTTGCTCCGTTTGCAAAACGTTTTTGAAGGTCTGCCACGAAGCCTCATACTTCTGTTGATAGGCATAGAGCAACGAGAGGCCGAGATAAGCGCGGGTATTTTTTTGATCTTCTGAAATCGCCGCCAAAAACTTCCGCTCGACTTGCGATTGATCGTTCGTCTCCCAGGCCTGCCAGGCTTCCGCAACGAGTGTGCTACTTTTTTCACTGCTGGCGAGCAAACTGGTAACTTGCAGCAGCGCGAGTATTAAATTAATTTTACATATTCGTTTCATGATTCTTTATCTCCCAGGTTTGAGCAAAATCCTGCCCCATGGCGTCGCTTTGTACGTATCCAGAAGACACTTATCAAATGAGTTTTTTCACCGATTTTTGGAGTGAGAGCCGTGTCCTGGCATCTGCAGAAACGGGGTGGCCGCGACTTAATGCCGTGCGTCACTCACGCTTCATATACCCTCAAAATTTCATAAAGCGTGGTGCGCTGCGCCGGAACATATCCCGCTTCGCGAATGAGTTGAATCACTTCATCCGTCGAGGTTTTGTTGACGAAGTTGGCAGCGGCATGAACGTTCTCTTCCACTAGCGTGCCGCCAAAATCATCTGCGCCAAAGTGCAGGGCGATTTGGCCGATCTTCTTGCCTTCCGAAAACCAGGAGGCTTGAATGTGGGGAAAATTGTCGAGATAGATGCGCGAGAAAGCGATCATTTGCAGATAACGCGTGGGCGTGGCATACGTCGGAATGATTTTTTCCAGCGGGGTATTGCCCGGCTTAAAACTCCACGGAATAAAGGCCGTAAACCCGCCGGTTTCATCTTGCAGCTTGCGAATGCTGTCGAGATGGGTGACAATATCTTCATCGGTTTCGAGATGCCCGTACATCATCGTCGCCGTGGTTTTGTAGCCGAGCAAATGCGCTTCACGCATGACATTAAGCCAATCGGCAGATGTGCCTTTTTTACTGCTGATTTTTTTCTTCACCCGGTCGGAAAGAATCTCCGCGCCGCCGCCGGGAATCGTGTTCAAACCGGCAATTTTTAATTGCTGCAACACCTCGCGCAGCGAGAGTCCTGAAACCTCGGCCATGCCGAGAATTTCGGAGGTTGAGAAGAAGTGAGGATGCACCTCC carries:
- the mqnC gene encoding dehypoxanthine futalosine cyclase, with the protein product MTLHNLYAKTSAGERLSPEEGLQLLKHGELLELGAAADTIRRAKNSQPVVTFVVDTNPNYTNVCNIDCIFCAFYRHEGEADSYTYSVDEMIQKFKETAQKGVSTILLQGGVNPKLPFDYYLELVRRTRAEVPEVHPHFFSTSEILGMAEVSGLSLREVLQQLKIAGLNTIPGGGAEILSDRVKKKISSKKGTSADWLNVMREAHLLGYKTTATMMYGHLETDEDIVTHLDSIRKLQDETGGFTAFIPWSFKPGNTPLEKIIPTYATPTRYLQMIAFSRIYLDNFPHIQASWFSEGKKIGQIALHFGADDFGGTLVEENVHAAANFVNKTSTDEVIQLIREAGYVPAQRTTLYEILRVYEA